In the Euphorbia lathyris chromosome 5, ddEupLath1.1, whole genome shotgun sequence genome, one interval contains:
- the LOC136230161 gene encoding chloroplast sensor kinase, chloroplastic isoform X2 — protein sequence MLLSGTSISTPGNLLFSSVNTPIQHSSSATTTTNSSSSLRSLLLSTKSSTSSSSLTADTTNGNRDSSLLRQVTRTLPDDQPEETVEMLSSASAVAFAIRKGSNSPVEFEQKIEEAEKSKLVLPSLDFRQLCVEQLDLFRRIVDPDAILSIYVRPAGSYVMDRLELRRITCYPGTNASDMIILVGNFNVPTGLRAAEAALSSQQVEIVPEHRALVFPMVKHPFVVGFLVAEIPMIELQKSSGNAQTVNDLIHLPSQAHAFSSSKHKKLLEMQSFNDEPLITYDFNAEQKLNAINISRSLAMAYVMDQKAMLLQQSSWQTNVRMSNLVEQIRAPLSSIQTLSKMLSSHMKRSEISYDIVEDIMVEGDRMRESLQELQDAVYLTKANIMRFNEDSLKKIRSSTYHRHDSLRSQLSNDVPRDTSNHNNLQNADKSCSLNDLEMPMPPFSLAPLQHHGIRKTVQCFWGAVRHGWSCTTSCPSAATQCSGQ from the exons ATGCTCCTCTCCGGCACTTCCATCTCCACCCCCGGCAACCTGCTCTTCTCCTCCGTTAATACTCCTATCCAACACTCCTCCTCCGCAACCACCACCACTAACTCTTCCTCCTCCTTAAGATCACTCCTACTCTCCACTAAATCTTCCACTTCTTCATCCTCACTTACCGCCGACACTACTAATGGCAACAGAGACTCCTCTCTTCTTCGTCAAGTGACACGGACGCTTCCCGATGACCAACCGGAAGAAACAGTGGAGATGCTGTCCTCCGCTTCCGCCGTGGCTTTTGCCATTCGTAAAGGTTCAAATTCTCCTGTGGAGTTTGAGCAAAAGATCGAGGAAGCTGAGAAGAGTAAATTGGTGCTTCCTAGTCTCGACTTCCGGCAACTCTGCGTTGAACAGTTGGACCTCTTTCGTAGAATCGTTGATCCCGATGCTATCCTATCG ATTTATGTGAGGCCGGCGGGAAGTTACGTTATGGACCGTTTGGAGCTGCGAAGAATCACATGTTATCCAGGAACAAACGCATCAGATATGATAATATTAGTTGGAAATTTCAATGTCCCTACAGGTTTACGCGCTGCTGAAGCTGCGCTTTCTAGTCAACAA GTAGAGATTGTACCTGAGCATAGAGCTTTAGTGTTTCCAATGGTGAAACATCCATTTGTTGTTGGCTTCCTGGTTGCTGAGATACCTATGATAGAGCTGCAAAAATCATCTGGGAATGCACAGACTGTAAATGATTTGATTCACTTGCCATCTCAAGCTCATGCTTTCTCTTCAAGCAAACATAAGAAACTATTGGAAATGCAGAGTTTCAATGATGAGCCATTGATAACGTATGACTTCAATGCTGAGCAGAAATTAAATGCTATTAATATCTCTCGCTCTCTAGCTATGGCGTATGTTATGGATCAG AAGGCAATGTTACTCCAGCAATCATCTTGGCAAACTAATGTCAGAATGAGTAATCTGGTTGAACAG ATTCGTGCTCCTCTTTCTAGCATCCAAACATTGAGCAAAATGTTATCTTCCCACATGAAGAGAAGTGAG ATTTCTTATGACATTGTTGAAGACATAATGGTAGAGGGTGATCGAATGAGAGAGTCCCTTCAAGAACTCCAAGATGCTGTTTACTTGACAAAG GCCAATATAATGCGCTTCAATGAAGATTCATTAAAGAAGATCCGGAGTTCAACTTATCATCGCCATGATTCATTGAGGTCCCAGTTGTCAAATGACGTTCCTAGAGACACAAGCAACCACAATAATTTGCAGAATGCTGATAAATCTTGTTCTCTAAATGACTTAGAAATGCCTATGCCGCCTTTTTCTCTTGCTCCCCTGCAACATCATGGGATAAG GAAGACCGTGCAATGTTTCTGGGGTGCTGTTAGACATGGTTGGAGCTGTACAACCTCTTGCCCGTCAGCAGCAACGCAATGTTCTGGTCAATGA
- the LOC136230161 gene encoding chloroplast sensor kinase, chloroplastic isoform X1, producing MLLSGTSISTPGNLLFSSVNTPIQHSSSATTTTNSSSSLRSLLLSTKSSTSSSSLTADTTNGNRDSSLLRQVTRTLPDDQPEETVEMLSSASAVAFAIRKGSNSPVEFEQKIEEAEKSKLVLPSLDFRQLCVEQLDLFRRIVDPDAILSIYVRPAGSYVMDRLELRRITCYPGTNASDMIILVGNFNVPTGLRAAEAALSSQQVEIVPEHRALVFPMVKHPFVVGFLVAEIPMIELQKSSGNAQTVNDLIHLPSQAHAFSSSKHKKLLEMQSFNDEPLITYDFNAEQKLNAINISRSLAMAYVMDQKAMLLQQSSWQTNVRMSNLVEQIRAPLSSIQTLSKMLSSHMKRSEISYDIVEDIMVEGDRMRESLQELQDAVYLTKANIMRFNEDSLKKIRSSTYHRHDSLRSQLSNDVPRDTSNHNNLQNADKSCSLNDLEMPMPPFSLAPLQHHGIRPCNVSGVLLDMVGAVQPLARQQQRNVLVNEISQSLQVAIEEPALRQALSNLIEGALLRTQVRGKVEIVCTEAPAGGALVVIDDDGPDMHYMTQMHSLTPFGAELLSENMIEDNMTWNFVAGLTVAREILESYGCVVRVISPRISDAALGAGGTRIELWLPSFAAFSDQNEFARDA from the exons ATGCTCCTCTCCGGCACTTCCATCTCCACCCCCGGCAACCTGCTCTTCTCCTCCGTTAATACTCCTATCCAACACTCCTCCTCCGCAACCACCACCACTAACTCTTCCTCCTCCTTAAGATCACTCCTACTCTCCACTAAATCTTCCACTTCTTCATCCTCACTTACCGCCGACACTACTAATGGCAACAGAGACTCCTCTCTTCTTCGTCAAGTGACACGGACGCTTCCCGATGACCAACCGGAAGAAACAGTGGAGATGCTGTCCTCCGCTTCCGCCGTGGCTTTTGCCATTCGTAAAGGTTCAAATTCTCCTGTGGAGTTTGAGCAAAAGATCGAGGAAGCTGAGAAGAGTAAATTGGTGCTTCCTAGTCTCGACTTCCGGCAACTCTGCGTTGAACAGTTGGACCTCTTTCGTAGAATCGTTGATCCCGATGCTATCCTATCG ATTTATGTGAGGCCGGCGGGAAGTTACGTTATGGACCGTTTGGAGCTGCGAAGAATCACATGTTATCCAGGAACAAACGCATCAGATATGATAATATTAGTTGGAAATTTCAATGTCCCTACAGGTTTACGCGCTGCTGAAGCTGCGCTTTCTAGTCAACAA GTAGAGATTGTACCTGAGCATAGAGCTTTAGTGTTTCCAATGGTGAAACATCCATTTGTTGTTGGCTTCCTGGTTGCTGAGATACCTATGATAGAGCTGCAAAAATCATCTGGGAATGCACAGACTGTAAATGATTTGATTCACTTGCCATCTCAAGCTCATGCTTTCTCTTCAAGCAAACATAAGAAACTATTGGAAATGCAGAGTTTCAATGATGAGCCATTGATAACGTATGACTTCAATGCTGAGCAGAAATTAAATGCTATTAATATCTCTCGCTCTCTAGCTATGGCGTATGTTATGGATCAG AAGGCAATGTTACTCCAGCAATCATCTTGGCAAACTAATGTCAGAATGAGTAATCTGGTTGAACAG ATTCGTGCTCCTCTTTCTAGCATCCAAACATTGAGCAAAATGTTATCTTCCCACATGAAGAGAAGTGAG ATTTCTTATGACATTGTTGAAGACATAATGGTAGAGGGTGATCGAATGAGAGAGTCCCTTCAAGAACTCCAAGATGCTGTTTACTTGACAAAG GCCAATATAATGCGCTTCAATGAAGATTCATTAAAGAAGATCCGGAGTTCAACTTATCATCGCCATGATTCATTGAGGTCCCAGTTGTCAAATGACGTTCCTAGAGACACAAGCAACCACAATAATTTGCAGAATGCTGATAAATCTTGTTCTCTAAATGACTTAGAAATGCCTATGCCGCCTTTTTCTCTTGCTCCCCTGCAACATCATGGGATAAG ACCGTGCAATGTTTCTGGGGTGCTGTTAGACATGGTTGGAGCTGTACAACCTCTTGCCCGTCAGCAGCAACGCAATGTTCTGGTCAATGAaatctctcaatctttacaagtTGCTATAGAAGAGCCAGCATTGCGCCAGGCTTTGAGCAATTTAATCGAGGGAGCATTACTGCGTACACAAGTTAGGGGCAAGGTTGAAATTGTGTGTACTGAAGCACCTGCAGGTGGTGCCCTAGTAGTTATTGATGATGATGGCCCTGATATGCACTACATG ACCCAGATGCATTCTCTCACACCATTCGGAGCAGAGCTCTTATCGGAGAACATGATTGAAGACAACATGACTTGGAATTTCGTTGCTGGGCTAACTGTTGCACGTGAGATACTCGAGAGCTATGGTTGTGTTGTACGCGTGATATCACCTCGGATATCTGATGCAGCCCTTGGAGCTGGAGGAACCCGGATAGAACTCTGGCTTCCTTCCTTCGCTGCATTTTCTGACCAAAATGAATTTGCCCGAGATGCATAG
- the LOC136230193 gene encoding uncharacterized protein: protein MGTLSRSPVSKKPNETMRVIVSTFLGVVLGFLIGVSFPSLSLTKLNLSSSLLPSIDLSYVDDKKLGFSTPTVTHSWMSRKKNKPVETQNLNDTSKIWVPSNPRGAERLAPGIIEAESDYYPRRLWGQPSEDLTSTPKYLVTFTVGYDQKKNIDANVKKFSENFQILLFHYDGRVSEWDEFEWSKRAIHVSVRKQTKWWYAKRFLHPDIIAPYDYIFIWDEDLGVEHFNGEEYLKLVKKHGLEISQPGLEPNKGLTWQMTKRRGDREVHKITEEKPGWCTDPHLPPCAAFVEIMAPVFSRDAWRCVWHMIQNDLVHGWGLDFALRKCVDPAHEKIGVVDSQWIVHQTVPSLGNQGESQNGKAPWQGVRDRCRKEWTMFQNRMTTAEKAYFMEREMESSNSTAH, encoded by the exons ATGGGAACACTTTCGCGAAG TCCGGTTAGTAAAAAACCAAATGAAACAATGAGGGTTATTGTATCAACTTTTCTTGGAGTAGTTCTTGGCTTCTTGATAGGGGTATCTTTTCCAAGTTTGTCATTGACCAAG CTGAATCTCTCATCCAGCCTTCTTCCTTCCATTGATCTTTCATATGTTGATGACAAAAAACTAGGCTTCTCAACACCAACTGTAACCCATTCTTGGATGTCAAGGAAGAAAAACAAACCAGTTGAAACGCAAAATTTAAATGATACGTCGAAG ATCTGGGTCCCTTCAAATCCCCGAGGTGCAGAGAGACTGGCACCAGGAATCATTGAAGCTGAATCAGATTACTATCCCCGCAGATTGTGGGGTCAGCCCAGTGAG GACTTGACCAGCACCCCGAAATATCTTGTAACCTTCACAGTTGGCTATGATCAGAAAAAGAATATTGATGCAAATGTTAAAAAG TTCTCAGAGAATTTCCAAATACTTCTTTTCCATTATGATGGACGGGTGAGTGAATGGGATGAATTTGAGTGGTCCAAGCGGGCTATTCATGTCAGTGTTCGGAAGCAGACCAAATG GTGGTATGCGAAGCGTTTTCTGCACCCTGATATTATTGCACCATATGACTACATATTCATCTGGGATGAAGATCTGGGAGTTGAGCATTTTAACGGAGAAGA ATATTTAAAATTAGTGAAGAAGCATGGTTTGGAGATATCACAGCCTGGATTGGAACCTAATAAAGGCTTAACCTGGCAGATGACAAAGAGAAGAGGCGATCGCGAAGTTCACAA AATAACAGAAGAGAAACCAGGTTGGTGCACCGACCCACATCTACCACCCTGTGCAGC GTTTGTTGAGATTATGGCTCCAGTGTTTTCACGAGATGCATGGCGTTGTGTATGGCATATGATTCAG AATGACTTGGTGCACGGATGGGGTCTCGATTTTGCTCTTAGAAAATGTGTAGAT CCTGCCCATGAGAAGATAGGAGTTGTTGATTCTCAATGGATTGTTCATCAAACTGTTCCCTCTCTCGGGAACCAG GGCGAGTCGCAAAATGGGAAGGCACCATGGCAAGGG GTGAGGGATAGGTGCAGGAAGGAATGGACAATGTTCCAAAACAGAATGACAACAGCTGAAAAGGCTTATTTTATGGAAAGGGAAATGGAATCTTCCAATTCCACAGCTCATTGA